One Novosphingobium sp. G106 DNA segment encodes these proteins:
- a CDS encoding rod shape-determining protein, translating to MSILDLFSLTPAGLAIDLGTANTVVYVKGTGVVLAEPSVVAIETVDGIERVLAVGEDAKLMMGKTPENIKTVRPLRNGVISDLEVAEQMIKHFIGKALGRQGFFHVGPEIVICVPSGSTQVERRAIRDAASNAGARKVWLIDEPMAAAIGADLPVTHPVGSMVVDIGGGTTEVGVISIGGMNMSMSARVGGDSMDEAITLHVRRHHNLLIGEATAERVKKTLGAAMVDDAAAAKPTTALIKGRDIGQGRPKEIAITQVEIADALADCVGQIVQVVRSTLESTAPEIAADIIEGGIILTGGGSLLTGIDTVLALATGLPVRVADNPLNCVAIGAGRTLEDPVYQSVLHGA from the coding sequence ATGTCGATATTAGATTTGTTCTCCCTAACGCCGGCCGGCCTGGCCATCGATCTTGGTACCGCAAACACCGTTGTTTATGTGAAAGGTACGGGAGTAGTTCTTGCCGAGCCATCGGTCGTTGCCATCGAGACCGTCGATGGGATCGAGCGTGTCCTGGCCGTGGGCGAAGATGCCAAGCTGATGATGGGCAAGACACCCGAGAACATCAAAACGGTTCGACCCCTGCGCAACGGTGTTATCTCCGATCTCGAAGTCGCAGAGCAGATGATCAAGCACTTCATCGGCAAGGCGCTGGGGCGACAGGGTTTCTTTCATGTTGGGCCTGAAATCGTCATCTGCGTGCCTTCCGGTTCAACCCAGGTGGAGCGCCGGGCCATTCGCGATGCTGCCTCAAACGCGGGCGCCAGAAAGGTGTGGTTGATCGATGAACCCATGGCGGCTGCGATCGGGGCAGATTTGCCGGTTACGCATCCCGTGGGATCTATGGTCGTCGATATCGGCGGCGGGACGACCGAGGTCGGAGTGATCTCGATCGGCGGCATGAACATGAGCATGTCGGCCCGGGTAGGCGGCGACAGCATGGATGAGGCCATCACGCTGCATGTTCGCAGGCATCACAATCTCCTGATCGGGGAGGCGACCGCGGAGCGTGTTAAGAAGACGCTGGGAGCGGCGATGGTCGACGACGCTGCCGCGGCCAAGCCAACGACGGCGCTGATCAAGGGCCGCGATATAGGGCAGGGCAGACCCAAAGAGATCGCTATCACCCAGGTCGAAATCGCAGACGCTCTGGCCGATTGCGTCGGCCAGATCGTTCAGGTCGTTCGCAGCACGCTTGAAAGCACGGCGCCGGAGATCGCAGCGGATATCATCGAAGGTGGTATCATCCTGACGGGAGGAGGCTCGCTTCTCACCGGGATCGATACAGTTCTGGCCCTCGCCACCGGGCTGCCTGTCCGCGTCGCGGATAACCCGCTCAATTGTGTAGCGATCGGAGCGGGCCGGACGCTTGAGGACCCAGTCTATCAGAGCGTACTCCATGGTGCCTAA